CGCGCTGTTATTCATTACTAAGGCCCGCGATGAAACTGATTGAACAACATCAAATTTTCGGCGGTTCGCAACAAGTTTGGGCACATCATGCCCAAACGCTGCAATGCGAAATGAAATTTGCCGTCTATTTGCCGGATAATCAGGAGAATCGACCACTTGGTGTGATTTATTGGCTTTCCGGTTTGACTTGTACTGAACAAAATTTCATTACTAAATCAGGCTTTCAGCGTTATGCGGCTGAACATCAAGTGATTGTGGTTGCCCCCGATACCAGCCCTCGCGGAGAGCAAGTGCCGAACGATGCTGCTTATGATTTAGGGCAAGGTGCGGGCTTTTATCTTAATGCGACCGAGCAGCCTTGGGCGACGAATTATCAAATGTATGATTATATTTTGAACGAGTTGCCCCGTCTGATTGAGGAAAATTTTCCTACCAACGGCAAATGTTCCATTATGGGACATTCAATGGGCGGACACGGCGCATTGGTATTGGCATTGCGAAACCAAGAACGTTATCAAAGTGTTTCTGCCTTTTCGCCTATTTTGTCTCCAAGTCTCGTGCCTTGGGGAGAGAAAGCCTTTTCTGCTTATTTAGGAAAAGATCGCGAAAAATGGCAGCAATATGATGCCAACTCGCTCATTCAACAAGGCTATAAAGTGCAAGGTATGCGCATTGATCAGGGCTTAGAAGATGAGTTTTTGCCAACACAATTGCGTACCGAAGATTTTATCGAAACCTGTCGTGCGGCAAACCAGCCGATCGATGTGCGCTTCCATAAAGGCTACGATCATAGCTATTACTTCATCGCCAGTTTTATTGGTGAGCATATTGCGTATCATGCGGCATTTTTGAAGTAAGCCAAAGAAGTGATTCGTGAATCGATTAAACGTTGAAGTGAACGTTAATTTTTTCATGTTAATGAATTAAAAAGGCATCGGATTGATGCCTTTTGTTTTTATAAATGATAAAAAAGTGCTATTAAAATCAGCTACCTCCTAGAATCAGCATGAGGAGACCTTTACAAAATTTCCTCACTCATTCTACTTAAATATCCCCCCATTCCAATCCAACCCGTTGTTGAGAGG
The DNA window shown above is from Neisseria sicca and carries:
- the fghA gene encoding S-formylglutathione hydrolase translates to MKLIEQHQIFGGSQQVWAHHAQTLQCEMKFAVYLPDNQENRPLGVIYWLSGLTCTEQNFITKSGFQRYAAEHQVIVVAPDTSPRGEQVPNDAAYDLGQGAGFYLNATEQPWATNYQMYDYILNELPRLIEENFPTNGKCSIMGHSMGGHGALVLALRNQERYQSVSAFSPILSPSLVPWGEKAFSAYLGKDREKWQQYDANSLIQQGYKVQGMRIDQGLEDEFLPTQLRTEDFIETCRAANQPIDVRFHKGYDHSYYFIASFIGEHIAYHAAFLK